In the genome of Candidatus Phytoplasma solani, the window AAAAGTTTTACAACAAGATTTAAATTTTATTTACTTAAATTTATTCATTAAAAAACCTTCAATAATATCTTTTCAAAAAGCTTTAAAAGCAGTTAATTTGGAACCATCTAAAGTTTTGATGATTGGAGATCAACTGCACACAGACGTTAACGGCGCTAATCAAATAGGAATTACTTCTTTATTGGTTAAACCATTAAATTATAAGCAAGAAAGTTTATGGACTAAATTTAATCGTTTTTATAGAGAAAAAAAATTTTTAAAAAAATTAAAAAAAGAAGACTATCTATTATGGAAAAATAAATTTGAAGATTTTGAAAGAAATTAAGATGTTATTAGCAAAAATTCGCCACATTGTGGAAAATAAATTAAAAAATGATCCATTGCGTTTAAATCACTCTTTAAGAGTTTACCGGACTGCCACCAAAATGGCAAGGCATTACCGTAAACCTTTATTACCCATTCAAATTGCTGCTTTGTTTCATGACTACACTAAAAACGATACTTTAGAACAACAAAAACCTTATTTAACTACAATAAGTATCACCAAATATCAAAATACACCAGCTATTTTTCATGCTTTATCAGCAGCTAATTTTTTAAAAAAAGAATTAGACATCAATAATAAAATTATTTTAAATGCTATTAAAAAACATGTTTGGGGTGATTTTAAAATGAATTATTGTGATAAAATTGTTTTTTTAAGTGATAAAATTGAACCTAAAAGAA includes:
- a CDS encoding YqeG family HAD IIIA-type phosphatase — translated: MLNKKKYIPQYYYPSVYKIPFDFFKKKGIKALFFDLDNTLVECKKNKLDENIKNLLTQISHSFKIIILSNASYKRLQKVLQQDLNFIYLNLFIKKPSIISFQKALKAVNLEPSKVLMIGDQLHTDVNGANQIGITSLLVKPLNYKQESLWTKFNRFYREKKFLKKLKKEDYLLWKNKFEDFERN
- the yqeK gene encoding bis(5'-nucleosyl)-tetraphosphatase (symmetrical) YqeK; the encoded protein is MLLAKIRHIVENKLKNDPLRLNHSLRVYRTATKMARHYRKPLLPIQIAALFHDYTKNDTLEQQKPYLTTISITKYQNTPAIFHALSAANFLKKELDINNKIILNAIKKHVWGDFKMNYCDKIVFLSDKIEPKRNYPQRSYFEKLAYLNIHQAVYEILKNNFDYFQKKKHPLPYNYQLMLAFLEKDIKKRKIL